Proteins encoded within one genomic window of Couchioplanes caeruleus:
- a CDS encoding DNA-binding protein, whose protein sequence is MTGTPNGLPRLYTAAEVAEALRRSSWWVKEQARHRRIPHCWMGGSYLFTADHVAAIVRQFEVQPVEVGRTVPPTGRSWRGDSTTSPEPAMRLVARVPRRARSARSDEAA, encoded by the coding sequence ATGACCGGCACGCCGAACGGGTTACCACGCCTTTACACCGCCGCTGAGGTGGCGGAGGCGTTGCGTCGTTCGTCGTGGTGGGTCAAGGAGCAGGCGCGGCATCGGCGCATCCCGCACTGCTGGATGGGTGGCAGCTATCTGTTCACCGCGGACCACGTCGCCGCCATCGTTCGCCAGTTCGAGGTACAGCCGGTCGAGGTCGGCAGGACGGTACCGCCTACTGGACGGAGCTGGCGTGGTGACAGCACGACCAGCCCGGAGCCTGCGATGCGGCTGGTGGCCCGGGTACCGCGCCGGGCACGGAGCGCGCGCTCCGATGAAGCGGCATAG
- a CDS encoding tyrosine-type recombinase/integrase, whose translation MGYAEKRGDYWRGRYKLAPGRYATVVDTNGATMKFRTRRDAEQAANDAEAKVRNGGRPPRAAGRMTFAEYVNDWYARQELARSTMQNYQRTIEDHLLPAFQDFAVAAISPADVMAWEKRERALGYAEASLRLWRTTLHLILADAVDEGLRESNPAARRRGRGKRAGRSQKRAPEKTVTTGLGILLLAERAALLSGRDDEFLAVTTLGFTGLRWGELVGLETRYIRPGEVRVEWQLYELDTGELHRCPPKDDSYRTVHVPEWLGSLLTTHVAQTALVPCACHGHRYAFRGYGTANGAARRPGPKLADVAQVAGVSTGTVSNVLNRPRVVQEATRDKVTAAIEQLGFVCGAPTGTAAGHYRRNGFATWLFQPAATGRYPAKAPKVARPVPVAADPWPGVPIRGRSAASRAEACWLPIAPGLTPHGLRHTYKTLMVELGTPSTVMDAQMGHADGSVQARYAHATVDMIRRLLDGLTELWENALAVRRQLASGSPVAVLDHLLREKIVSQNSPQQAPGTEKAGPRIRDTGPDLLFYGRADRI comes from the coding sequence GTGGGATATGCAGAGAAGCGCGGCGACTATTGGCGGGGGCGCTACAAGCTGGCGCCGGGCCGGTACGCCACTGTGGTGGACACCAACGGCGCGACCATGAAGTTCCGCACCCGCCGTGACGCAGAGCAGGCGGCGAACGACGCGGAGGCCAAGGTCCGCAACGGAGGCCGGCCACCCCGAGCGGCGGGACGGATGACGTTCGCCGAGTACGTCAATGACTGGTACGCGCGACAGGAGCTGGCCCGGTCCACGATGCAGAACTACCAGCGCACGATCGAGGACCATCTGCTCCCCGCGTTCCAGGACTTCGCCGTGGCCGCCATCTCCCCCGCCGATGTGATGGCGTGGGAGAAGCGGGAACGGGCGCTCGGCTACGCGGAGGCGAGTCTTCGGCTATGGCGCACCACGCTGCATCTGATCCTGGCCGACGCGGTCGACGAGGGCCTGCGGGAATCGAACCCGGCGGCCCGGCGACGCGGCCGGGGCAAACGCGCGGGCCGGTCGCAGAAACGCGCACCGGAGAAGACCGTCACCACCGGACTCGGCATCCTGCTGCTCGCCGAGCGGGCCGCGCTGCTGTCGGGCCGCGACGACGAGTTCCTGGCGGTGACGACGCTCGGCTTCACCGGTCTGCGCTGGGGCGAACTGGTCGGCCTGGAGACGCGGTACATCCGCCCGGGCGAGGTGCGCGTCGAGTGGCAGTTGTACGAGCTGGATACCGGCGAACTGCACCGTTGCCCGCCGAAGGACGACTCCTACCGGACAGTGCATGTGCCGGAATGGCTTGGGTCGCTGCTCACTACACACGTGGCTCAGACCGCTCTGGTCCCGTGCGCCTGTCACGGCCACCGGTACGCCTTCCGCGGGTACGGCACGGCGAACGGCGCGGCCCGGCGGCCGGGACCGAAACTCGCCGATGTCGCCCAGGTGGCCGGAGTGTCGACGGGCACGGTGTCCAATGTGCTCAACCGCCCGCGCGTCGTGCAGGAGGCGACCCGCGACAAAGTGACGGCGGCGATCGAGCAGCTCGGGTTCGTGTGCGGTGCGCCCACCGGCACGGCGGCCGGGCACTATCGGCGCAACGGCTTCGCCACCTGGCTGTTCCAGCCGGCTGCCACGGGCCGCTATCCGGCGAAGGCACCCAAGGTGGCCCGACCGGTACCGGTCGCGGCGGATCCGTGGCCCGGCGTGCCGATCCGGGGCCGAAGTGCGGCGAGCCGGGCGGAAGCGTGCTGGCTACCGATCGCGCCGGGTCTGACCCCGCACGGCCTGCGGCACACGTACAAGACCCTGATGGTGGAGCTCGGCACGCCGTCGACCGTGATGGACGCCCAGATGGGGCACGCGGACGGGTCGGTCCAGGCGCGCTACGCGCATGCGACGGTGGACATGATCCGGCGGCTGCTCGACGGTCTGACCGAGCTGTGGGAGAACGCTCTGGCGGTCCGGCGGCAGCTCGCCTCCGGGTCGCCGGTGGCGGTCCTGGATCACCTGCTCCGGGAGAAGATCGTCTCCCAGAATTCTCCCCAGCAGGCTCCAGGTACAGAAAAGGCCGGTCCGCGAATCCGCGATACCGGCCCTGACCTGCTGTTTTATGGTCGGGCTGACAGGATTTGA